The following are encoded in a window of Flavobacterium sp. WC2421 genomic DNA:
- a CDS encoding O-antigen ligase family protein, with translation MTKPIKPSSENRENIEFNTDNKVYYETILLLFIVSFLIIDFFPQFGSVEIIAPQFLYLSVINIITSLFFYKNQDLISNGLAAVFKKSILFKTYIGFLVLCSISLVSANNFSLAVVNFMQIITVFSLFINLSVLLYNNFDLIYKIALLVAISVFAQAYLALSDFIGTSKSTDITNGLSMLKGNTGNINIFAASLAGKIPFILLAITHFTKWKKWLLVLSLFLATILIFLTASRASYISLFVEIILFIIVFLKINNQKKQNYINYISIILPLLIAFFVANIIFEKSNNNDRYKSVTNRVLQISSSKEKDASKNARLTYWGNAFEIIKKNPVLGIGLGNWKIESIAYEKTQTNDLQISAHPHNDFLEIAAETGILNSIVYLFIFIFGLLLNLKNIFNEKEKEAQIIASLALLLMVSYGIDALFNFPLYRPTMQINFCFFLALTILNANPIATIKEFHFKKIVTITLILLSTSTLYFSYSSFKAYRLENETRIDLSQEETKYQFTASEIANRIPLFPNVATTSEPYIELAGIYSLKEKKYEEALKYFNNSQRINPHTGRTEWYKYRIYKELGNTDSAYIYAKKAFEIRPRSEDYYLTAIVVETIKKDTAAILQIHNQFTKYIQKPNIWINTSSALAQSQYSNKALIQFIDSGLLVFPNDTTLLNRKKSFQNDGLRTNTISSKPVKNEAVKPNNITIANQYGTESKYDKAIVYYKKALLDDPKNIIITQNIGICYFKLNQFKTAIIYLEKTLNSPTLTDGKTEFLLGASYLNTKNREKGCQNLKLAENKNYPGAAALVVQYCN, from the coding sequence ATGACTAAGCCAATCAAACCTAGTTCTGAAAATCGGGAAAACATTGAATTTAATACAGACAATAAAGTTTATTACGAAACCATCTTACTCCTATTTATTGTAAGTTTTTTAATTATTGACTTTTTTCCACAATTTGGAAGTGTCGAAATTATAGCCCCTCAATTTTTATATCTTTCTGTCATCAATATAATTACAAGCTTATTTTTTTATAAAAATCAAGATTTAATTTCAAACGGATTAGCAGCAGTATTTAAAAAAAGTATCCTTTTTAAGACTTATATCGGCTTCTTAGTATTATGTAGTATTTCATTAGTTTCTGCTAATAATTTTTCATTAGCGGTTGTCAACTTTATGCAAATTATTACCGTTTTTAGTTTATTTATAAACCTCTCTGTGTTACTTTACAATAATTTTGATTTAATTTACAAAATTGCTTTATTAGTTGCAATTAGTGTTTTTGCACAAGCATATTTAGCATTAAGTGATTTTATAGGAACATCCAAATCAACTGATATTACAAATGGTTTATCCATGTTGAAAGGAAATACAGGTAATATCAATATTTTTGCCGCAAGTCTAGCAGGCAAAATCCCATTTATACTATTAGCGATTACGCACTTCACAAAATGGAAAAAATGGCTTTTGGTTTTGAGTTTGTTTTTGGCAACAATACTAATTTTCTTAACCGCTTCGAGAGCTTCTTATATTAGTTTGTTTGTTGAAATTATTCTTTTTATTATAGTTTTTCTAAAAATTAATAATCAAAAAAAGCAAAATTATATAAATTACATAAGTATTATTCTTCCTCTTCTTATTGCCTTTTTTGTTGCGAATATTATTTTCGAAAAAAGCAATAACAATGACAGATATAAGTCGGTTACAAATCGTGTTTTGCAAATTAGTTCTTCAAAAGAAAAAGATGCTTCAAAAAATGCAAGGTTAACCTATTGGGGAAATGCTTTTGAAATCATCAAAAAAAATCCTGTTTTAGGAATAGGACTCGGAAATTGGAAAATTGAATCAATTGCTTACGAAAAAACTCAGACAAATGATTTGCAAATTTCCGCTCATCCACACAATGATTTTCTTGAAATTGCTGCCGAAACCGGAATTTTGAATTCAATTGTCTACTTATTTATTTTCATTTTTGGACTGTTATTAAACCTAAAAAATATTTTTAATGAAAAGGAAAAAGAAGCACAAATTATAGCTTCCCTTGCTTTGTTATTAATGGTCAGTTATGGAATCGACGCCTTATTTAATTTTCCTTTGTACAGGCCTACTATGCAAATTAATTTTTGCTTTTTTCTAGCATTGACAATCTTAAATGCAAATCCAATAGCTACAATTAAAGAATTTCACTTTAAGAAAATAGTTACTATTACTCTAATATTACTAAGCACTAGTACATTATACTTTTCTTATAGCTCTTTTAAAGCCTATCGATTAGAAAACGAAACTCGAATTGATTTGAGTCAAGAGGAAACAAAATATCAATTTACAGCAAGTGAAATAGCCAACAGAATCCCTTTGTTTCCAAACGTAGCAACAACTTCAGAACCTTATATTGAATTAGCTGGAATTTATTCTTTAAAGGAAAAAAAGTATGAAGAAGCTTTAAAATATTTCAATAATTCACAAAGAATTAATCCTCATACAGGACGTACGGAATGGTATAAATATAGAATCTATAAAGAATTAGGTAATACAGATAGCGCTTATATTTATGCAAAAAAAGCATTTGAAATTAGACCTCGAAGTGAAGACTATTATTTAACAGCAATAGTGGTAGAAACAATTAAAAAAGATACAGCTGCAATTTTGCAAATCCACAATCAATTTACAAAGTACATTCAAAAACCAAATATTTGGATTAATACTTCTAGTGCATTGGCACAATCACAATATTCAAACAAAGCATTAATCCAATTTATTGATTCAGGATTATTGGTATTTCCTAACGACACAACGTTATTGAACCGAAAAAAATCATTTCAAAATGATGGATTAAGGACTAATACTATATCATCAAAACCAGTTAAAAATGAAGCCGTTAAACCTAATAACATCACTATTGCCAATCAATATGGGACCGAATCTAAATATGACAAAGCTATAGTATATTATAAAAAAGCATTACTAGATGATCCGAAAAATATAATAATTACACAGAATATAGGAATTTGTTATTTTAAGTTAAATCAGTTTAAAACTGCCATAATTTATTTAGAAAAAACCTTAAATTCGCCAACTCTAACTGATGGGAAAACTGAGTTTTTACTTGGAGCGTCTTATTTGAACACAAAAAATAGAGAAAAAGGCTGTCAAAATTTAAAATTGGCAGAGAACAAAAATTATCCTGGAGCTGCAGCATTAGTAGTCCAGTATTGTAACTAA
- the aroB gene encoding 3-dehydroquinate synthase → MPNSLKTIEASNHPIHFNEKGYEALNLHLKQSKYSTIFIIVDSNTNEFCLPKFLPYLETNLTIEIIEFENGEINKNIDTCVQIWNVLTELGGDRKSLVINVGGGVVTDLGGFVASTFKRGVDFINVPTTLLSMVDASVGGKNGIDLGNIKNQIGVFNLPIMVLIDTAYLETVPQNEMRSGLAEMLKHGLIYDKKYWEQFLDLKAINYADLDELIYRSVEIKNEIVTLDPTEKNLRKSLNFGHTLGHAIESYFLENEQKTTLLHGEAIAVGMILESYISFVKKLVTLEEYNQIKTAIKAIFDDIEFHENDIEPILELLIHDKKNEYGTIQFALIEGIGKIKINQSVENELILSAFNDYKS, encoded by the coding sequence ATGCCGAATTCGTTAAAAACCATAGAAGCAAGCAATCACCCCATTCATTTCAATGAAAAAGGGTACGAAGCTTTAAACTTACATTTAAAACAAAGTAAATATTCAACCATATTCATTATAGTTGACAGTAATACTAATGAATTTTGTTTGCCTAAATTCTTACCTTATTTAGAAACCAATTTAACGATTGAAATAATTGAATTTGAAAATGGAGAGATCAATAAAAATATCGACACTTGTGTTCAAATTTGGAATGTATTGACTGAACTAGGAGGAGATAGAAAAAGTCTTGTTATTAACGTTGGTGGTGGTGTTGTTACCGACTTAGGTGGGTTTGTCGCTTCTACTTTTAAAAGAGGTGTTGATTTCATTAATGTTCCTACAACGCTACTTTCAATGGTAGATGCCTCTGTAGGAGGTAAAAACGGTATTGATCTTGGAAATATTAAAAACCAAATAGGGGTTTTCAATTTACCTATAATGGTACTTATTGACACAGCCTATCTAGAAACGGTTCCACAAAACGAAATGCGTTCTGGTCTCGCAGAAATGTTAAAACACGGTTTGATTTATGACAAAAAATATTGGGAACAATTCCTAGATTTAAAAGCTATTAATTATGCTGATTTAGACGAATTAATTTACCGTTCTGTTGAAATTAAAAATGAAATTGTAACATTAGACCCAACGGAGAAAAACCTTAGAAAATCACTAAACTTTGGGCATACTTTAGGGCATGCCATCGAAAGTTATTTTTTGGAAAATGAACAAAAAACTACTTTATTACATGGAGAAGCAATTGCTGTAGGGATGATTTTAGAAAGTTATATCTCATTTGTAAAAAAATTAGTTACCTTAGAAGAATACAACCAAATAAAAACAGCCATTAAAGCGATCTTTGATGACATTGAATTTCATGAAAATGACATTGAACCTATACTAGAATTGCTCATTCATGACAAAAAAAATGAGTATGGAACTATTCAGTTTGCTTTAATAGAAGGAATTGGAAAAATCAAAATCAATCAATCTGTTGAAAATGAATTAATTCTTAGTGCATTTAATGATTATAAATCATAA